A portion of the Salvelinus alpinus chromosome 33, SLU_Salpinus.1, whole genome shotgun sequence genome contains these proteins:
- the LOC139563356 gene encoding G1/S-specific cyclin-D1-like: MEHQLLCCEVETIRRAYQDANLLNDRVLQTMLKAEENYLPSPNYFKCVQKEIIPKMRKIVATWMLEVCEEQKCEEEVFPLAMNYLDRFLSVELTNKTRLQLLGATCMFLASKMKETVPLTAEKLCIYTDNSIRPSDLLQMELLTLNKLKWDLASVTPHDFIDHFLSKLPVHQNTKQILRKHAQTFVALCATDVKFIANPPSMIAAGSVAAAVQGLYLKSKDGALSSQNLTNFLSQVIRSDPDCLRSCQEQIESLLESSLRQAQQHNVSTETKRVDEDVDLSCTPTDVRDINI; encoded by the exons GAACACCAGCTGCtgtgttgtgaagtggaaaccaTCAGAAGGGCTTACCAAGACGCCAACTTACTAAATGACCGAGTTCTACAGACAATGCTCAAAGCAGAGGAAAATTACCTTCCGTCTCCGAATTACTTCAAGTGTGTCCAGAAAGAAATAATACCTAAAATGAGGAAAATTGTGGCTACATGGATGTTAGAG GTCTGCGAGGAACAGAAATGCGAGGAGGAGGTTTTTCCCCTGGCTATGAACTACTTGGATAGATTTTTGTCTGTGGAGCTCACAAATAAAACCAGATTACAACTCCTGGGAGCTACTTGTATGTTTTTGGCCTCAAAGATGAAGGAAACGGTCCCTTTAACTGCAGAGAAGTTGTGCATTTACACCGACAACTCCATCCGGCCCAGCGATCTATTG caaATGGAACTACTGACTCTAAACAAGTTGAAATGGGATCTAGCATCAGTAACACCTCACGATTTCATAGACCATTTCCTCTCCAAGCTACCAGTCCATCAGAACACGAAGCAGATTCTGCGCAAGCATGCCCAGACATTCGTGGCTCTCTGTGCAACAG ATGTCAAATTCATCGCCAACCCTCCCTCCATGATCGCAGCGGGCAGTGTGGCAGCAGCGGTCCAGGGGCTGTACCTAAAGAGCAAAGACGGTGCACTGTCATCTCAGAACCTAACCAACTTTCTGTCCCAAGTCATCAGGAGTGACCCG gaCTGCCTGAGGTCGTGTCAGGAACAGATTGAGTCTCTGCTTGAGTCTAGTCTGAGACAGGCACAGCAACACAATGTCTCCACAGAAACAAAAAGGGTAGATGAGGATGTGGACCTGTCCTGCACCCCTACAGACGTGAGGGACATTAACATTTGA